In Romeriopsis navalis LEGE 11480, the sequence AAGCAACTTCGACTGGAAACCCAAGTTGATTCAGATTTGCCATTGGTTAAAGTGGATGAGCGACGGATTCGCCAAGTCCTGATTAATTTGCTGACGAATGCGGCTAAATTTACGCCGGATGGAGGCTGTATTACTTTGTCGGCGACCGTTGTCCCTGACTCCACCGAGGCCATCACACCAACATCGCGACTGCGGTTTTCTGTCGCCGATACGGGGATTGGGATTGCCCCGGCGGATATGGATCGACTATTTCAGCCGTTTATCCAGGTTGATAGTGCCTTGAATCGTAAGTATGAGGGGACGGGGCTGGGGCTTTCGCTGGTCAAACACCTGGTTGAATTGCATGGTGGTCAGGTTGGTGTGGTGAGCCAAGTGGGGCATGGCAGTTGTTTCTTTATCGACTTGCCGACGACCGATGAAACTTTGCGCCCATGCGTTATGGCTGATCCGCGAGTTGCACTGATGCCGAGTCAGGCGTTATCACCCCTGATCTTACTAGCGGAAGACAACGCGGCAAATAGTTGTACCGTTTCTGGCTATCTCAGTGCGAAAGGCTATCGTGTGCTACTGGCCCAAAATGGTCAAGAAGCGATCGAGCTTGCCCAGGCTGAAAATCCTGATTTGATTTTAATGGATATTCAAATGCCGATTGTTGACGGGTTCGAAGCCATGACTCGGATTCGCCAAGCGCAAGAATCCGCTGAAATTCCGATTATTGCGCTCACCGCATTGGCCATGGAACGCGATCGACGGCGTTGCCTCGACTCTGGGGCCAATGATTATCTGAGTAAACCGATTAAGTTGCAGCAGTTAGTTACGACAATTCAACAGCATTTAGTCGCGCTATAGCATTCCGTATAGGGGATCGAGCTTTTTCCTCGATCGGCTACTTTTCTGGAATATGGTGTTGGCAGGATCGATGAACAGTATAATTGTTGACTACGCATACTTAAATTTGTTTGCTGACGATTCCTGATGATTTGTCGATGTCGGTTTGCTCTCGATCGTCTTGCTCCGTCAATCCATCGCGATTGAGTTGATTTCCCCAACACTTAGGAAGCGCTGCGAGTTAATCCCCTAATGAGTATTGTTCCACCCTGTCGTTTAGCTGGTTATCAGGTTGATGCGGTGCTGCATACGGGGCCATATACGGTGGTGTACCGTGCTGTGAGGCTGGCTGATCAACAGTCCGTAGTGCTGAAGCTGATGCGTCAGGCACAGCCACGGTTGCAAGAACTGATTCGTTTCCGGAACCAATATGCGCTGACTCGGCATTTACAGCATCCTGGTATTGGTGCGATTGACAAGATATTGTCGCATCAGAATGGTTATGTACTAGTGATGCCGGATGCTGGGGGGATATCCCTCGATCGCTATTTACAGCAACAGCGGCAATCTACGGGCCAGCTGCACCTTCCAGTTGCCACAGGCTTGGATATTGCGATTCAAATGGCGGATGTGCTGCATTACCTGAGTCAGCAGCGAATTATTCATCAGAATATTCAGCCTGCAAATATCCTGATCTATCCCCAGACCAACCAAATCCAATTGATCGACTTTGGGATGGCCTTGATCGACTTTGGGATGGCCTCCCGGTTGCCGCAGGAAAATCCGGAAATCCATCCCCCCCAGTCTGTGGAAGGTACGCTGGCTTATATGGCTCCCGAGCAGACGGGCCGCGTGAATTGTGGGATTGACTATCGCACCGATTTTTACGCTTTGGGTGTCAGCTTGTTTGAGTTGTTCACCGGGAAGTTGCCATTTCCGACAGCTGATCTGATTGTCTTACTGTCTGCTCATTGGGCCCAGTCACCGCCATCACCACAGCATTGTAATTCGTCGACTCCTGCCGGTTTAGCGGCAATTATCCGAAAGCTCATGGCAAAGAATGCGGCGGATCGTTACCAGAGTGCATTGGGGTTAAAGCATGATTTAGCGACTTGTTTAAGCCAATGGAAAGCCAGTGGAATGGTGGATGAATTTGATCTGGGCCAGCAGGATATGAGCGATCGATTCCTACTGCCTGAGAGGCTCTATGGGCGGGAAACGGCAGTTAAAGCCTTACTCGGTGCTTTTGAACGAGCGACTCAGGGCAATTCCGCGTTGATGCTTGTGACGGGTGGCGCCGGTGTGGGAAAAACTGCGCTTGTGCATGCAGTGCATCGGCGGATTATCCGGCAGCAAGCCTACTTTATTCAGGGTAAATTTGACCGGTTAAACCGCAGTCTGCCCTTTTCCGCTTTTGTCCAGGCCTTTCGCCAGTTGATCAAGCAACTATTGAGTCAGTCCGATGCGGCTTTAGCCATCTGGAACCAAAAGATGCGACGGGCTGTGGGCGCGCAGGGGCAAGTCATGATTGATCTGATACCTG encodes:
- a CDS encoding response regulator, which translates into the protein KQLRLETQVDSDLPLVKVDERRIRQVLINLLTNAAKFTPDGGCITLSATVVPDSTEAITPTSRLRFSVADTGIGIAPADMDRLFQPFIQVDSALNRKYEGTGLGLSLVKHLVELHGGQVGVVSQVGHGSCFFIDLPTTDETLRPCVMADPRVALMPSQALSPLILLAEDNAANSCTVSGYLSAKGYRVLLAQNGQEAIELAQAENPDLILMDIQMPIVDGFEAMTRIRQAQESAEIPIIALTALAMERDRRRCLDSGANDYLSKPIKLQQLVTTIQQHLVAL